Within the Mustela lutreola isolate mMusLut2 chromosome 2, mMusLut2.pri, whole genome shotgun sequence genome, the region CAAAtgcatccttctctctcttcctcttgttaTCTGACCTTTGcacatactgtatttttttttctttttctgatcctCTTTCTCCTCATATTTGCCTGAGAAAACATCGTCTTATCCTTGGAGGTTTAGGATCATCTCTCCCAGAAAACCTTCCTGGAATCCCCCTTCCAGATTCTGTAGGGGGTTCTACTCTATCCTATCCTTGCCCTCATGTGCATAGTTCATTCTATTAAAACTAGTGTCCAGTATCTTTTCCCACATTCAACTATAAACTCTGCACAGTAGGGACCTTGTGTCTCCTGCTCACCATTCCATGGCCAGCACTCACAGCAAGCCCAGAACACGAACGCCATAAATATTTTGTTCAGAGCTAACTGGGTTTTGAACCAGGATAAATCCAATCTGGCAGAAACTAGACTGATCTTTCTGGGAAGACAGCAAAGGACCCTTACTGGTCCAAGTAATTGAGAAAATAGTTACAAGGCCAGATTTCCTTTTAAACATCTTCAACTCAAAATCCAACATGGCTACTCTCCCAAACCATGCCATTCCATTTGTTAGCCCAAGATCCTAGATGTCGAGATCCTACTTCCTGGAAGTGTCCAAGTGTCCTTGTGGTCAGGAAGATGAAGTAATTTTTCTGTTGACAAGCTTCCTCAGGCCTCCTTTTAGATCCCGGTTCCTCAGGCTGTAGATAAAGGGGTTCAACATGGGGGTGACCGCAGTGTACATCACAGCAGAGGCTTTCTCCTTCACAGCTGTGCGCACAGAGGAAGGACACAAATAGACCCCAATGGTGGTCCCATAGAAGAGAGCAACCACAGACAGATGGGAGCTGCAGGTGGAAAAGGCTTTCTTCCTGCCCCCTGCAGAGGGGACCTTCATGATGGCCATAATGATGTGAACATAGGAGGCCAGGATGCAGATGAAAGGTGTGGCTATCACCATCCCAGCCACGATGAGTACAAAGATCTTGTTCACAGAGGTGTCAGTGCAAGAAAGCCTGAGAAGGGGAGTGAGGTCACAGAAGAAGTGGGGCAACTCATTGCTCCCACAGAAAACCAGACGGGCCATCAGGAGGATATGGATGAGGGAGATGACGCAGGAAAACATCCACGGGCCACCAACCAGCAGGCCACAGAGGCGTGGGCTCATGATGGTGGTGTAGTGTAAGGGGTGACATATAGCCACAAACCTGTCATAAGCCATCACAGCAATTAAAACACTGTCCATAAtgccaaagaaatggaaaaagtacATCTGGGTCAGGCAGCAGGGATAGGAGATTGACTTGCTACTGATTTGGATGTTCACCAACATCTTGGGGACTGTGTCAGTGGCCAGACAGAAATCAACCAAGGAGAGATTGGCCAGGAGGAAGTACATGGGAGTATGGAGGTGGGAGTCTGAGCTGATGGCCAGGATGATGAGCAGGTTTCCCACTACGGTGACCATATACATGCACAGAAACAGAGCAAAGAGGAGGGTCTCCTGCTCTGGACTTTCTGAAAGTCCCAGGAGGATGAATTCAGATGCACTGGTTTGGTTCCTTGGTTCCATGGGTAATATTCCTCTGGAAGTATTGAAAAGATGATATTCCAGGAAAACTACAGAGATGGTTCTGGAAGATCAGATGAGATTATAACCCATTTCCCATCTGGACTAAGAATAACATCTGTTTATATACAGGTTCCATATTGAACTATTGATGAAGTGTTTACAGCAACTCATATGTCAAGGTTTAGTCGTAGGACCCTCCCATGAAGATTCCCATTTCAGAAAACTGTTGAGAGAGTTCACTATGCATGAAAACTTACTGAAAAAAACTAAGGGATTTACTTCAGGATAAaacaaattgaattaaaaataagcagtatcatgagagactatggactctgaaaaacaatctgagggttttgaaggggtggggggtggggggccagggtaccgggtggtgggtattatagagggcatggattgcaaggagcactgggtgtggtacaaaaataatgaatactgtcatgctgaaaataaaaaatacattaaaaaaaaagcaatatccaGGAAGCAATGAAGAGCCAAGTAActtttttatatgtagaaaaaaaattaaaaaaaaaaaaccactgagttttaaactaataataatagtaccacATAAACAAGATGGAGTAAGATACTAGGGAAAAATTATATGTACTACAAAAGAGGAATTAGAATAAGTGTTGAAAGGTTCTTGCCTTGAGTTGCAGGAGAACAAGAATGTTGGGTATTTTGGACTTTCCACATGACTTAAGTTTA harbors:
- the LOC131823464 gene encoding olfactory receptor 1M1, whose translation is MEPRNQTSASEFILLGLSESPEQETLLFALFLCMYMVTVVGNLLIILAISSDSHLHTPMYFLLANLSLVDFCLATDTVPKMLVNIQISSKSISYPCCLTQMYFFHFFGIMDSVLIAVMAYDRFVAICHPLHYTTIMSPRLCGLLVGGPWMFSCVISLIHILLMARLVFCGSNELPHFFCDLTPLLRLSCTDTSVNKIFVLIVAGMVIATPFICILASYVHIIMAIMKVPSAGGRKKAFSTCSSHLSVVALFYGTTIGVYLCPSSVRTAVKEKASAVMYTAVTPMLNPFIYSLRNRDLKGGLRKLVNRKITSSS